A stretch of Desulfotignum phosphitoxidans DSM 13687 DNA encodes these proteins:
- a CDS encoding BamA/OMP85 family outer membrane protein — MKSLKTMDKIRQCVMTVSRVMLCLWLIPAMTGWIASVQAETTHPVIEKIDVDIQGGTRERQAKLLSMAVQMIQLQPGDPLDAEALNTTLSLLKQSGQFSAIHVPDPDLDAKSISLIFQLTPVAQVKRIQVTGAFPVFSQSIVRATDYRVGGPFFEDQVKKNIQAVESVMKEKGYVDAQVHIRTETAGHLEKNVFIDVEKNVPLRTVDIEIKGNRTFSDTRLKMRMKSYQLPLFFWSKGSKTVSSEVAADVKELLSFYRKKGFVDATVTSDLHTDMEQKISRLTIHIDEGPKYRVSFSGNKEFSDRTLKKDLTIWSKGNRNDFGLKRSIKAIRERYEKAGYRDCEVDFTAKSGTQDQKRVRDIEIVIHENTRYLVDTTMIKGVNALDEKSLSSHLNTREKSLFYDGPLVENMPESDRQTLENIYNSQGFEDTRVTADVTWKEQEDKNRHLADVVFDVTEGYRKQVTKVVFEGMPKDIDPAVFHQTIKTRENEFYLPSRVDEDRIEILSLLGERGYIYAEVTPRVVADGKDCKVVFQVTPDQMATVGGVWVFGNFDTKEEVILRHNTLEQGDPVSLDGFLTLQNDVRDLQCLERVNFKTIGVQEKLDQVFFTAQVEEKNPYFLETSLGYDTSKDAYLAVSAGDRNWLGTNRRLYLNAEVSGIGYDAVLGVTDYDFLARRVYSDANIYMSEEELKNQNFGTRKYGSSLMFEKSVTQHLTLGTRFGLESREQYPTGNNTGTDPEIYAARGILSATPFVTWSSVDSFARPTRGFYFNASAGYTRDMFEDLDNFMKYQANAKYYYQPFSRLVLAFQAMYGTLQNFSSDALLPDDQLFFLGGISDVRGVGENELVVDAFGDPVGGKTQIAGSIEARIDLGGGLELPIFVDAGTLQDTPRAGRNEGVKYTIGSGLRYMTPVGPVGLLYGYRLNPETGEDSGRLHFSIGYTF, encoded by the coding sequence ATGAAATCATTAAAAACCATGGATAAAATAAGACAATGTGTAATGACCGTCAGTCGGGTGATGCTGTGTTTATGGTTGATCCCGGCAATGACCGGGTGGATCGCTTCAGTCCAGGCTGAAACAACCCACCCGGTCATTGAAAAAATTGATGTGGACATCCAGGGCGGGACCCGGGAACGGCAGGCGAAATTGCTCTCCATGGCCGTCCAAATGATTCAGTTGCAACCCGGAGACCCGTTGGATGCCGAAGCCTTGAACACCACGCTTTCACTCTTGAAACAGTCCGGGCAGTTCAGCGCCATTCACGTACCGGATCCGGACCTGGATGCAAAATCCATTTCCCTGATTTTTCAGTTGACTCCCGTGGCGCAGGTGAAACGCATCCAGGTGACCGGGGCGTTTCCTGTTTTCAGTCAGTCCATTGTCCGGGCCACGGATTACAGGGTCGGAGGGCCGTTTTTTGAGGATCAGGTAAAGAAAAATATCCAGGCCGTGGAATCTGTGATGAAGGAAAAAGGGTATGTGGATGCCCAGGTTCATATTCGCACGGAAACAGCGGGACATCTGGAAAAAAACGTATTCATTGACGTGGAAAAAAATGTGCCCCTCAGAACCGTTGACATTGAGATCAAAGGGAACCGGACATTTTCCGATACCCGGTTGAAAATGCGCATGAAATCCTATCAACTGCCGTTGTTTTTCTGGAGCAAAGGCAGCAAAACTGTTTCGTCCGAAGTGGCGGCGGATGTCAAAGAGTTGCTGTCGTTTTACCGGAAAAAAGGATTTGTGGATGCCACGGTGACCTCTGACCTGCACACGGACATGGAACAAAAAATCAGCCGATTGACGATTCACATCGATGAAGGGCCGAAATACCGGGTGTCTTTTTCCGGAAACAAGGAATTCAGCGACCGGACCCTGAAAAAGGATCTGACTATCTGGTCAAAGGGAAACCGAAATGATTTCGGGCTTAAACGCAGCATCAAAGCAATCCGGGAGCGGTATGAAAAAGCCGGTTACAGGGATTGTGAAGTGGATTTCACGGCGAAAAGCGGGACGCAAGACCAGAAACGGGTGCGGGATATAGAGATCGTGATCCATGAAAACACCCGGTATCTGGTGGACACCACCATGATCAAAGGGGTGAATGCGTTGGATGAAAAATCCCTGTCCTCCCATCTCAATACCCGGGAAAAAAGCCTGTTCTATGACGGGCCGCTGGTTGAAAACATGCCGGAGTCGGATCGTCAGACCCTGGAAAATATTTATAACAGCCAGGGATTTGAAGATACCCGGGTCACTGCGGATGTGACCTGGAAAGAACAGGAGGATAAAAACCGGCACCTTGCGGATGTGGTGTTTGATGTGACGGAAGGATATCGCAAACAGGTCACAAAGGTGGTTTTTGAGGGGATGCCAAAAGACATCGACCCGGCCGTGTTTCACCAGACCATCAAAACCCGGGAAAATGAATTTTATCTGCCCTCCCGGGTGGATGAGGACCGGATCGAGATCCTTTCTCTTTTAGGGGAGCGCGGGTATATTTATGCGGAAGTCACCCCCCGGGTTGTAGCCGACGGCAAAGACTGCAAAGTGGTTTTCCAGGTGACACCCGATCAGATGGCCACCGTGGGCGGGGTCTGGGTGTTCGGTAATTTTGATACCAAAGAGGAGGTCATCCTCCGGCACAATACCCTGGAACAAGGGGACCCTGTCTCTCTGGATGGATTTTTGACCCTGCAAAACGATGTCAGGGATCTTCAGTGCCTGGAACGGGTAAATTTCAAAACCATCGGGGTTCAGGAAAAACTGGATCAGGTTTTTTTCACAGCACAAGTGGAAGAAAAAAATCCGTATTTTCTGGAAACCAGCCTCGGGTATGATACGTCCAAAGATGCATATCTTGCCGTGTCCGCCGGTGACCGCAACTGGCTGGGAACCAACCGCAGGCTTTATCTGAATGCTGAAGTGTCCGGCATTGGATATGATGCCGTTCTGGGTGTCACGGATTATGATTTTCTTGCCCGGCGGGTGTACTCGGATGCCAATATCTATATGTCTGAAGAAGAACTCAAAAATCAGAATTTCGGTACCCGAAAATATGGATCTTCCCTGATGTTTGAAAAATCCGTGACCCAACACCTGACCCTGGGAACCCGTTTCGGTCTGGAGTCCAGAGAACAGTATCCCACCGGAAACAACACGGGCACGGATCCCGAAATTTATGCGGCCCGGGGGATTCTTTCCGCCACCCCTTTTGTGACCTGGTCTTCCGTGGATTCTTTTGCCCGGCCCACCCGGGGATTTTATTTCAACGCCTCTGCCGGGTACACCCGGGATATGTTTGAGGACCTGGACAATTTCATGAAATACCAGGCAAACGCCAAATATTATTATCAGCCTTTTTCCCGGCTGGTTCTGGCATTTCAGGCCATGTACGGCACATTGCAGAATTTTTCTTCGGACGCACTTTTGCCTGATGATCAGTTGTTTTTTCTGGGGGGGATCTCAGATGTCCGGGGGGTGGGTGAAAATGAACTCGTCGTGGATGCATTCGGAGATCCTGTGGGGGGAAAAACCCAGATAGCCGGTTCCATCGAGGCCCGGATCGATCTGGGGGGGGGCCTGGAGCTGCCGATTTTTGTGGATGCCGGCACGTTGCAGGACACCCCGAGAGCCGGTCGTAATGAAGGGGTTAAATATACCATCGGATCCGGGTTGAGGTATATGACACCCGTGGGTCCGGTGGGGCTGCTGTACGGGTACCGGTTGAATCCTGAAACGGGTGAAGATTCCGGTCGTCTGCATTTTTCCATCGGATACACATTCTAA
- a CDS encoding TRAP transporter large permease, whose amino-acid sequence MSPTLIGITGILIMILMFLTRMPVAFVMATVGFVGFSIVISTDAGLVLLSRNIYETFDSYDLTTIPLFILMGQLGFNSGISKRLYNAGYRFLGNIRGGLAMATVTACTAFGAVCGSSPATAATMATVGLPEMKRYNYNDELATGCVASGGGIGMIMPPSVVLIIYGILTEQSIGALFVAGIFPALLVTLLFILCIYIRCRISPEQGPKGERFSWPQKMRSLLGLIETLIVFVLVIGGIFIGLFTPTEAAAIGAFGVLLIAVIRRQITWQGFVKSLMETLRTSCMVLMLIAGAVIFGKFLAVTRIPFEIAGWVSGLAISPVLVLGVILLIYFFGGCFMDALAFVTLTVPIFFPVVMELGYDPIWFGIIIVMVTEMGVITPPVGINVYVVYGVAKNVLDQGVPLEKIFKGIFPFLIAVIVGVLILIIFPQIIMFLPNLMY is encoded by the coding sequence ATGAGCCCGACACTTATTGGCATTACCGGTATTCTGATCATGATTTTGATGTTTCTGACACGGATGCCCGTGGCCTTTGTCATGGCCACCGTGGGCTTTGTGGGATTTTCCATCGTGATCAGCACGGATGCCGGTCTGGTCCTGTTGTCCAGAAATATTTATGAAACCTTTGATTCCTATGATCTGACCACCATCCCGCTGTTCATTCTCATGGGGCAGCTGGGGTTCAACTCCGGTATCAGCAAGCGGCTCTATAATGCGGGTTACAGATTCCTTGGCAATATCCGGGGAGGGCTTGCCATGGCCACCGTGACGGCATGTACGGCATTTGGGGCGGTTTGTGGCTCCAGTCCGGCCACTGCCGCCACCATGGCCACCGTGGGGCTGCCGGAAATGAAACGGTATAACTACAACGACGAACTGGCCACGGGATGCGTGGCCTCCGGCGGTGGTATCGGCATGATCATGCCCCCGTCCGTGGTGCTGATTATTTACGGCATTCTCACGGAACAATCCATCGGGGCTTTGTTTGTGGCCGGCATCTTTCCCGCCCTGCTGGTGACACTCTTGTTCATCCTGTGCATCTACATCCGCTGTCGTATCTCACCGGAACAGGGCCCTAAAGGCGAGCGCTTTTCCTGGCCTCAAAAAATGAGATCCCTGCTGGGATTGATCGAAACCCTGATTGTTTTCGTTCTGGTCATCGGCGGCATATTCATCGGGCTGTTCACACCCACGGAAGCAGCCGCCATCGGTGCATTCGGCGTACTGCTCATTGCGGTGATCCGGCGCCAGATCACCTGGCAGGGGTTTGTCAAATCTTTGATGGAAACGCTGCGGACCTCCTGCATGGTGCTCATGCTCATTGCCGGGGCCGTGATTTTCGGCAAATTTCTGGCCGTCACACGCATCCCCTTTGAAATTGCCGGATGGGTATCAGGTCTGGCGATCTCGCCGGTACTGGTTCTGGGCGTGATTTTGCTGATTTATTTTTTCGGCGGCTGTTTCATGGATGCCTTGGCTTTTGTCACCCTGACCGTTCCCATTTTCTTTCCCGTGGTGATGGAACTGGGATATGATCCCATCTGGTTTGGCATCATCATCGTCATGGTCACGGAAATGGGGGTGATCACTCCCCCGGTGGGCATCAATGTATATGTGGTCTATGGGGTGGCGAAAAATGTACTGGATCAAGGGGTGCCCCTGGAAAAAATTTTCAAAGGCATTTTCCCCTTTCTCATCGCAGTTATCGTGGGGGTGTTGATCCTGATTATTTTCCCACAGATCATCATGTTTTTGCCCAACCTCATGTATTGA
- a CDS encoding TRAP transporter small permease: MHVLSQALNKFSDLLKLIGAVALTAMMMLTVVDVIGRFFKMPIFGSVELVGFLATIVVAAALPYTYKMDGHVGVEILVRLLPDKPQIWIDIFTRTLTLILFILITWQMFLYAEDISQTGEVSMNLEFPIYYIVYLLSFALLVFTVTIVEMIFQDIQKLRKLSEK; this comes from the coding sequence ATGCATGTTTTATCCCAGGCGTTGAACAAATTTTCCGATTTGCTGAAACTGATCGGCGCCGTCGCCCTCACTGCCATGATGATGCTGACGGTGGTAGATGTCATCGGTCGATTTTTCAAAATGCCGATTTTCGGTTCCGTCGAGCTGGTGGGATTTCTGGCAACCATTGTCGTGGCTGCCGCCCTGCCCTATACGTACAAAATGGATGGCCATGTGGGGGTGGAAATCCTGGTCCGGCTGCTCCCGGACAAACCCCAGATCTGGATCGATATCTTTACCCGGACCCTGACACTGATCCTGTTTATTCTGATCACCTGGCAGATGTTTCTTTACGCGGAAGACATATCTCAAACCGGTGAGGTTTCCATGAATCTGGAATTTCCCATCTACTATATTGTGTATCTGCTGTCTTTCGCTCTGCTCGTATTTACCGTGACCATTGTGGAAATGATTTTTCAAGACATCCAAAAATTACGAAAGTTGAGTGAGAAATGA
- a CDS encoding TRAP transporter substrate-binding protein, giving the protein MKRFTIPALLVFCFCTFFTLNATAKTQLTYSNFFPPTHIQSQLAEAWIKEVESRTNGEITINYFPAGTLTKAPQTYDGVVQGIADIGMTVLAYSRGRFPVASAIDLPMGYTSGVQATNVANGVLEKFNPEEFNDTALMFLHAHGPGILHTRDKAVESLDDLNGLKIRGTGTSGNVVAALGGSPVGKSMGETYQMLQKGVVDGSMHPVEANNGWKLGEVVNYMTQNFSTAYTTTFAVFMNKNKWAGLTEKQQDTIRAINAEFALKHGQAWDKADELGMEFFKEKGGEVISQSDAESKKWADQATSVIDEYVKSVSEKGIDGQAIVDYIKANL; this is encoded by the coding sequence ATGAAAAGGTTTACAATCCCTGCATTGCTTGTTTTTTGCTTTTGCACGTTTTTTACATTGAACGCAACAGCCAAAACCCAACTCACTTATTCCAATTTCTTTCCCCCCACCCATATTCAAAGCCAGCTGGCTGAAGCATGGATCAAAGAAGTGGAATCCCGCACCAACGGTGAGATCACCATCAACTATTTTCCGGCCGGCACCTTGACCAAGGCCCCCCAGACCTACGACGGGGTGGTCCAGGGTATCGCCGATATCGGCATGACGGTTCTGGCCTATTCCAGGGGACGTTTTCCTGTTGCATCGGCCATTGACCTGCCCATGGGGTACACATCCGGCGTGCAGGCCACCAATGTGGCCAACGGCGTATTGGAAAAATTCAACCCTGAAGAGTTCAATGACACGGCACTGATGTTTCTCCATGCCCATGGACCCGGCATCCTCCACACAAGGGACAAGGCTGTGGAAAGCCTGGACGATCTCAACGGTCTGAAAATCAGGGGCACGGGCACCAGCGGTAATGTTGTGGCGGCTCTGGGCGGATCACCCGTGGGAAAATCCATGGGAGAAACCTATCAGATGCTGCAAAAAGGCGTGGTGGATGGATCCATGCACCCGGTGGAAGCCAACAACGGATGGAAGCTCGGTGAAGTGGTCAACTATATGACCCAGAACTTCTCCACGGCATACACCACCACTTTTGCGGTATTCATGAACAAGAATAAATGGGCCGGTCTGACCGAAAAACAGCAGGATACCATCCGGGCCATCAATGCGGAATTCGCCCTGAAACACGGCCAGGCATGGGATAAAGCAGATGAACTCGGGATGGAATTCTTCAAGGAAAAAGGCGGCGAAGTCATCTCCCAGTCGGATGCGGAATCAAAAAAATGGGCAGACCAGGCCACCAGCGTCATTGATGAATACGTCAAAAGCGTCTCAGAAAAAGGAATCGATGGACAGGCGATTGTAGACTATATCAAAGCCAATCTATAA
- a CDS encoding aldehyde ferredoxin oxidoreductase N-terminal domain-containing protein: protein MRYAETGFNLEVDLTRGNIEKVATDPRDTALYLGGLGTNAKILWDRVGPEVTPFSPENLLIFSAGLLCGTPATGCNRTILSTISPQTELMAFSMMGGFWAPELKYAGYDKVVLRGKSEKLVYLWIHNDTVEIRDASHLAGKGSVETAEMIRQELKQPKAQVAAIGLAGENRVYYASVEQGRSSASRGGIGAVMGDKRVKAIAVRGTKDINLAKPEEFITLCNDVLAYIKHREDNPIKGVMTILQGLGSPQEMKVHDEKWHTENFMWGNSRTRRKGFWNEEIEKAWTDTLEGSRTRLISCFNCPMKCGATISMPGVPTYMMKCFTKLTYTMAAYSDLDFGLRIAQKATEYGLDGFSTPQVMAFALELLEAGILKPDDFPGLPESNEDRFFYLLDMIVNREGIGDVLAKGTYWAAKEIGNGAEEYAHNTIKKHEQLPLKLSMLNPIYFLMYSVGEKINITQIEGQFPQAPFPKREHREKFCEDWIQVPHEKFKQYFIDWELRGENSIPYYPTVEMTCDIVEWQEMMHYIDDALGQCAGLSSFPLKPPYHIHNYPKFISAGAGIDMDEETLSDAAKRYRTLVRAVNIRRGMRREDDRPPENHWKKRFPELEEKLLDGYYQLKGWNKEGIPAKEALEKMGLGYVAEDFIQRGILTEDETADVQTETQTQ from the coding sequence ATGAGGTACGCAGAAACAGGGTTCAATTTAGAGGTTGATCTTACCCGGGGGAACATCGAAAAGGTGGCAACCGACCCCAGGGATACAGCACTCTATCTGGGGGGGCTGGGAACAAATGCCAAGATTTTATGGGACCGGGTGGGTCCGGAAGTGACCCCCTTTTCTCCGGAAAACCTGTTGATCTTCAGTGCCGGCCTGCTTTGCGGCACACCTGCCACGGGCTGCAACCGGACGATTTTGTCCACTATTTCCCCCCAGACGGAATTGATGGCGTTTTCCATGATGGGCGGATTCTGGGCCCCGGAACTTAAATATGCCGGATATGACAAAGTGGTTTTGCGGGGTAAGTCTGAAAAACTGGTGTATCTGTGGATTCACAATGATACCGTGGAAATCCGGGATGCATCGCACCTGGCCGGCAAAGGGTCTGTGGAAACGGCTGAGATGATCCGTCAGGAACTCAAACAGCCCAAAGCCCAGGTGGCGGCCATCGGCCTGGCCGGTGAAAACAGGGTGTATTATGCTTCCGTGGAACAGGGCCGGTCCTCGGCCAGCCGCGGCGGCATCGGTGCGGTCATGGGGGACAAGCGGGTCAAAGCCATTGCCGTGCGGGGTACCAAAGACATCAACCTGGCAAAACCCGAAGAATTTATCACGTTGTGCAACGATGTACTGGCCTATATCAAACACCGGGAGGACAATCCCATTAAAGGCGTGATGACGATTCTCCAGGGTTTGGGATCTCCCCAGGAGATGAAAGTGCATGACGAAAAATGGCACACGGAGAATTTCATGTGGGGCAACTCCCGGACCCGGCGCAAAGGGTTCTGGAACGAGGAGATCGAAAAAGCATGGACCGACACCCTGGAAGGGTCCCGGACCCGGCTCATCTCCTGTTTCAACTGTCCCATGAAATGCGGGGCCACCATCTCCATGCCCGGTGTGCCCACCTATATGATGAAATGCTTTACCAAACTGACCTATACCATGGCGGCGTATTCCGATCTGGACTTTGGTCTCAGGATCGCCCAGAAAGCCACGGAATACGGTCTGGACGGGTTTTCCACCCCCCAGGTCATGGCCTTTGCCCTGGAACTGCTGGAAGCCGGGATTTTAAAACCCGATGATTTTCCGGGCCTGCCGGAATCAAACGAGGACCGGTTTTTCTATCTGCTGGACATGATCGTGAACCGGGAAGGCATCGGCGATGTCCTGGCCAAGGGAACCTACTGGGCGGCCAAAGAGATCGGCAACGGGGCTGAAGAATATGCCCACAACACCATCAAAAAGCATGAACAGCTGCCCTTGAAACTGTCCATGCTCAACCCCATCTATTTTTTGATGTATTCCGTGGGGGAAAAGATCAATATCACCCAGATCGAGGGTCAGTTTCCCCAGGCACCTTTTCCCAAGCGTGAACACAGAGAAAAATTCTGTGAAGACTGGATTCAGGTTCCCCACGAAAAATTCAAACAGTATTTTATTGACTGGGAACTGCGGGGAGAAAATTCCATCCCCTATTATCCCACCGTGGAGATGACCTGTGACATTGTGGAATGGCAGGAGATGATGCATTACATCGATGATGCGCTGGGCCAGTGTGCCGGTTTGTCCTCTTTTCCGCTCAAGCCCCCTTACCATATTCATAATTATCCCAAATTCATCTCTGCCGGAGCCGGTATCGACATGGACGAAGAAACGCTCTCCGATGCAGCCAAACGTTACCGGACCCTGGTACGGGCCGTGAATATCCGGCGGGGCATGAGACGAGAAGATGACAGACCGCCTGAGAATCACTGGAAAAAAAGGTTCCCTGAACTGGAAGAAAAACTGCTGGATGGCTATTACCAGTTGAAAGGCTGGAACAAGGAAGGCATTCCCGCCAAAGAGGCCCTGGAAAAAATGGGGTTAGGCTATGTGGCTGAAGATTTTATCCAGCGGGGCATCCTTACTGAAGATGAAACCGCAGATGTGCAGACAGAAACACAGACCCAATAG
- a CDS encoding 4Fe-4S dicluster domain-containing protein: protein MAGKTKEKKIVKTIKIDVDKCNGCRACEVICSAFHASPKYSSNNPARSRIRIIREPLRDIYVPVYAGEYTMAECAGRDKYTIDGKEYDECSFCRASCPSREEFKEPDSGLPLKCDMCEGEDEPLCVKWCLVDALTLEEREEEVEEQEEMEDLELGLESLADKFGIQTMMDTLARMSKDDKSK, encoded by the coding sequence GTGGCTGGTAAAACAAAAGAAAAGAAAATCGTAAAAACCATAAAGATCGACGTGGACAAGTGCAATGGGTGCCGGGCCTGTGAAGTGATCTGCTCCGCGTTTCATGCATCCCCTAAGTACAGTTCGAATAACCCGGCCAGGTCCCGGATTAGGATCATCCGAGAACCGCTGCGGGATATTTATGTGCCCGTGTATGCCGGGGAATATACCATGGCGGAATGTGCGGGCCGGGACAAATACACCATCGACGGCAAGGAATATGACGAATGCTCCTTTTGCCGGGCCTCCTGTCCGTCCAGGGAAGAGTTCAAGGAGCCGGATTCCGGTCTGCCGCTGAAATGTGATATGTGTGAAGGCGAAGATGAGCCGTTATGTGTCAAGTGGTGCCTGGTGGATGCGTTGACCCTGGAAGAGCGGGAAGAAGAGGTGGAAGAGCAGGAGGAGATGGAAGACCTGGAACTGGGTCTGGAATCTCTGGCGGACAAATTCGGCATACAGACGATGATGGACACCCTGGCCCGCATGTCCAAAGATGACAAAAGCAAATAA
- a CDS encoding (Fe-S)-binding protein has translation METLAPFLEVIDEIKEAGGDPFQLCFQCGLCDTVCPWNRVRDFSMRRLVREAAFGLTEIEGEDIWRCTTCGRCPSQCPRGLGQIEVSQALRRVATEYEVFPASVKSARSARASVISEGNPIQGERASRGDWAKDLDVKSFEPDMEILYFVGCYFSYDPRMKKVARATANILNKAGVDFGILADKENCCGESIRKIGSENVFIDLAKTNIKTFIDAGVKKILVSSPHCYHTFKNEYPEFMVNFEVIHMSEYLLDLINAGRLTLTKEMNEIVTYHDPCYLGRHNNIYDAPRLLLEKVKGLTLLEMVDHGKNSLCCGGGGGRIWMDTPQSERFSDIRLKQATDVGAKVLVTSCPYCITNFEESRLNLEYEDVLDIKDITEIINDML, from the coding sequence ATGGAGACCTTAGCGCCTTTTTTAGAAGTAATCGACGAGATAAAGGAAGCCGGAGGGGACCCGTTCCAGCTGTGCTTCCAGTGTGGGCTGTGCGACACGGTGTGCCCGTGGAACCGGGTCCGGGATTTCAGCATGCGAAGGCTGGTGAGAGAAGCCGCTTTCGGATTGACGGAAATCGAAGGCGAGGATATCTGGCGGTGCACCACCTGCGGCCGGTGTCCGTCCCAGTGCCCGAGAGGACTGGGTCAGATCGAGGTGAGCCAGGCCCTGCGCCGGGTGGCCACGGAATATGAGGTATTTCCCGCGTCCGTCAAATCCGCCCGAAGCGCCCGGGCCAGTGTGATTTCCGAGGGCAATCCGATCCAGGGGGAACGGGCGTCCCGGGGAGACTGGGCCAAAGATCTGGATGTCAAGTCCTTTGAACCGGACATGGAGATCCTGTATTTTGTGGGCTGTTATTTTTCCTATGACCCGCGCATGAAAAAAGTGGCCCGGGCCACGGCCAATATTTTGAATAAGGCCGGCGTGGATTTCGGGATTCTGGCGGACAAGGAAAACTGCTGCGGAGAAAGTATCCGCAAGATCGGCAGTGAAAACGTGTTCATTGATCTGGCCAAAACCAACATCAAGACCTTTATCGATGCGGGCGTTAAAAAGATCCTGGTGTCTTCCCCGCACTGCTACCATACCTTTAAAAACGAGTACCCCGAATTCATGGTGAACTTCGAGGTGATTCACATGTCCGAGTATCTGCTGGACCTGATCAATGCCGGGCGCTTGACCCTGACCAAAGAGATGAATGAGATCGTGACCTACCATGATCCCTGTTACCTGGGTCGGCACAACAATATTTATGATGCCCCCCGGCTGCTTCTGGAAAAGGTGAAGGGGCTCACTTTGCTGGAAATGGTGGATCACGGGAAAAACAGCCTGTGCTGCGGCGGCGGCGGCGGCCGGATCTGGATGGACACGCCCCAGTCCGAGCGATTTTCCGACATCCGGCTGAAACAGGCCACGGATGTGGGGGCCAAAGTTTTGGTGACTTCATGTCCCTACTGTATCACCAATTTTGAGGAAAGCCGCCTGAATCTGGAATACGAAGATGTCCTGGACATCAAGGATATTACAGAAATCATCAATGACATGCTTTAA